Below is a genomic region from Polypterus senegalus isolate Bchr_013 chromosome 13, ASM1683550v1, whole genome shotgun sequence.
CATTTTAGCAGCTCAGTGTGAATGTGAATTTTCAACACAGAATAGAGTAAAACCAAAAGAGCAAAATCCACTCAATGTCTGACCTTTGGAGAATTTAGTCAGGATCAGCACAGAAGGCCCACCACTTGAGTAATTTGATCCTGAGCCTTGTGTCAAACACTGGCCCACttcaaaaaagaggaaaagaagaccAAATGATAGTGGATGACCCTCTGACACTGACATTCTGATGGTCAGTGACACAGACTCGGAGCCTGAATAAAATGCACTATTCTTAATGACTATACATAATGACGTTCAGATGGCCAAATCATCAATATGGAAACAAAAACATAAGGGAAGGATGCACTGtacaggagaaagaaaagaattggGCACATATAAATGGAGGTTAGAAAGGTAAGAGATTGAAAGGtacatttttcacaaattttattATTTGGCACCTAAATCAACATTATTagctcctaattttttttttcttttaggagcCACTGACTCCTTGAGGTGAATTTTCACCTGGAGCCCTGGTTATTTATTCAAAAACGAGTTCGGTTtggggcacagtggttagcactacaaCCTCTCATCTCCAGAGAAGTGGGTTCAGATTCTCCACCTGGTCACTTTATGTTGTTGAATCCTCTCTATGTGTTTTGTCAAGGGTATTCTGTTAGGTTCCCACCTCCCATAAAAGTGTATTTCAGGCTAAATTATGGTGTGTGTGAGTGCCAGTATGCTGTAGGGTGGTATCATGTCCTGTGCTGAGTAAGGACTTGTATCTGGAAGTGCTGTGCTTGGCTTTCACTTTTCACCTCCTTAAGTCAATCCTGTAGTGAAAAATGTGCTTTCACaaagtggatggatagatggagttTTGTAAAATCTTATACATTAAGTGTCTTCTTTCTAAATGTACATGTAACTACTTTATAGTGCATAAACTCGTTCTAATAGCCAATATCTAGAATTAGCTGAAAAATGAGTAATATTTGGCGGTCTGCTCTTTCTGTTCAGGtccctgcattttttaatttccacTTCTACATCTCCCCTGCTTGAGCTCAGATATCTGGGTATTGTAAACCTGTAGTGTCACctgctaatattttttcattaatactGAACATTATTATGCTGAAATGAACTAAATacataaactctttaaaatttGCAGTGCTGTCTGCAAAGCTAATTGGAAGTAACAGAAGGCCACTAGCTTGTGTGTTCCAGTGCTGTCTGCATAACATGTGATTAATTTCCCGCAGCATAAAGTGCTTTGGCAGTGTTGCTTTAAATAAAGGCCACtttattccaaaaaataaaaacttccaaGCTAAATGTAGGGATTAGGAGGAAGGTCTCGGTAAACCTGATTCCTTAGGAAAAGAAATCATCTTCTTAAGTTTTCAATTTGTGAAGGTAATTTGTATGTCTCTCTCTTGTTCATCCCCTCTATGTGCTCTGACCTCCTCTTTTCAAAGGGCCTTTcatgattggatcctgctcatacCCACATCTCATTCTCTGATTAATTACCCTTCACAAAAGAAAACTGCATTCCAACACAGCAAACATCGAAGGGTTGCTTTCTATGGTGCTTCTTGTGGGGCTTACCTGTATTCCTCTAAATAAATTGCATGATCCGCaataaatattctaaaataaaagcTAGCAGTACTATCTGTATAACTGTACTTTTGCTCCAAGGCTTATCAGTTGTTAGGGTGATTAGGTTGTTACTGAGATGGAAGAAGAAGAGTGCTAAAGCTTCTCATTGACTAGCACGACTTCTGAAGTgaagaacattttgaaataacaatCAGTACAAGTATTTATCaggcatctcagaattactcctagtaACTGCTCTAAAAGTCTGACAAAAATGAGGTAGGACATGAGATGTAGTTATGGAGGGTCCCACACCTTCTCACAGGCAGGAGTGGGAGTTCACATTTAAGAATGAATAACTTTAAATTTTAACAGCAGTTCAAGCTACAAATTGGCAATCATGATGATGTTTTGATACTAATGCCAAGGCTTCACCATGAAGATAATTGtggcaatagtaataataatagtaaaagtaGTAgtaagtgaagaagaagaagaagaaggaaaacataataaaatataatattgtgtTAAACTGTAACACCCTAAAATGAATAAGCAGGTTACAAAATGTACCAAGTACACAGAaatatgcatgtactgtatatagacttCCCTGTCCCTGGACCATCACCTTGTTATCGTGGTTGGGTTTGTGCACCTTAGTAATGCTCAATGCTAGGACATTTGGAGTTTTGTATCCCTAGTGGGGTCTCCTTTTGTGAACAGAATCGAGCTAAATGGtcagataaatattttgtgatagtagaaattaaaaaatggtgtACACTGCTTAGGATAGGGATATCAGGACCTACCATGATAGGCAGCTAGGCCTGGAAGTGGTGTTTGCAATTGCCTAATGGTCAGGCAACCCACACAATCCGGCCGGGCTCAGCCCAAAATGATAATATGGAGCTGTCTTGTGGGCTCACCACCTACAGGATGAAAGGTGAAGGTCAAGTGCAATGGCAGTTTATTGGCAGGCATAAATGGAAAGACCTAGACAGACTAGACCATGGACAGAGAGAATGGCTTTGGAAGCTTGGGTGTTTTGATATATTACATCTCAGgtggggaaggagcctgaactggTGTGAGACGTGATAAAGTATGAGCTAGATATAATTGGGATCACTTGAATGCATAGCTTTTCTGTAATAAAAGTTTTTGATATGAGTGGACTTTCTCctatcacaatatgtatatatatatatatatatatatatatatatatatatatatatatatatatatatatatatatatatatatatatatatatatatatatatatttattatatatatatatatatatatatatatatatatatatatatatatatgtatatatatatatatatattatttattgtgaCCTCAAGGGAGCATAGCAGCACTCCAAACCCATAACACAGTTGACATGACAACAGTCAATgattcaaatataataaaaattctaTTCTAGAGTTCTATAATACAAAGTCTATTCTAGAGTGCCAATATGTGAAAGGCTTCGGATGGGAGTGGGGATACCCACAAACCCCTGGCTAAAGGATGTGCAGATGGAGTTTTCTTTAGTGGATGAGAAACTTGCCTCTGAGTCAAAGAGTGGGAAACACTGACTGTTGTTTCTGCATAAGCACTAAATAGCTCATCAGAGCACTCAGCCTTCTTAAAGAAGGTAGGTGAGGTGCTTGAAATCATGTTGCCTGGCACTGACTCACTAATTTTACTGGGTGACTTTGGTACTCACATTGACAATGACAGTGATACCTGGAAGGGCAAAATTGGAAGCTCTTATTTTTATTGAGAATGAGTTGTCATTGGATTTCTGAGGTTGTTGTGGaatgtccataacaaacaccatgttcaaacaAAAGGATGCTCATGAGGAAACTCATGTGAAAAGCAAATAAACCCTTTTATTATATTAGTTAGGAGGCTAAGTAGAAGTAGTTGATCATTAGGTTGATTCTGGTTAAACATAACATCTTTGTGGATATGTCCAGATCAATTTCTAGCCAATCaatcattattttgtattgtgcCATTAACAACTTGATTCATCACAAGTTATCTAATAGAGCCAATGAATTTGCAGTATAATATTaactatacagtataaacaaatcAACAGAAATTTGTGGCTGTGGATTAATTTAACATTGGTGCCTCTCAGTCTGGGAAATTGTAAACCACCATTGCTAAGCAACATGAAGTTCATCATTCTACAGAAATACCTACTAAGAAAAAGAACTCATCACCAGTATACTCAAAAGATTCAAACATACATAAGAGAAAAATTTCAGTCATCTCAAATATCTCTAAAGAAAAGTCAGTTAGAATTCCTCCTTGAAAATGTCAAAGATTTTCAGATGACATTTAACTCGTCGTGTCAATTTAACTTGGTCGTGTCAATGGGGTACTGCAAATTACTAAGAGGGTACACtgactgaataaaagaaaacagttgaaagttgattgatcttttttttttctactgtattttcTACACCTCATTATTCCATTATAGGTTGAACCCAGAGCCTACAACTGCAGTACCAGAGGAAAGGCAGGAATCCACACTGCATGTGACATAtggacaacacagggcacaatcctTTGCACATCTATACTGGGGCAACTAAGAGTAACCAGTCCTCCAGTCCCACCTGTCCCAACagtcctgcatgtctttgagattaGGAGTAAAAGGGaaattccccaaaaaaaaccaCTGATACTAGAAAGATAGAAAGAtaagcaaactccacaaagacagtgtcTTTAGCTGTAACCATGAAGCAGCACCCCATCCCAAATCAATAATGACAaactatatttttgaaatgtttgccaaacagttttaatttgatttgttaaaGGTTCACTGAGTCTGaatcaggaggcagaggacaacacttgcttGGAGGAAGAGGAGTAGAACAGAGGACTTTTGATCTTATAGTTGTGGGGTGCCATGAGGGATGATTCTAGAAGGGCCTGTAAAGGCCgtggaaaaaacagaattttaattatatttgaatcATTGGCTGTTGTCATGACAGTTGTGTCATGGGTTTGGAGTGCTGCTATACTCCCTTGAGGTCACAATAAATAGCATATATATATCGTGatagacggccagcagctcaacccagccgggacaccctgaGAATGGAAGGAAGTGGAGaggcagcttttccaggacactgcctccaccaCGCAAGATGGCAGCTACCCTAGAAATGTAGCAGTGCCCTAGATTCCTGCAGGTCATCCTGGGACTTagagtttggtttctcagccatgttgggtaccgtgggtgctgccaggaggaaCTGTGAAAGGACcggaggagccatgcctcatccatagtCTGGAAGTACTCCTAAGTCACGAGAACAGaaactccaaagtacttccgggctgaagaaaaagccagttttccatctgacccggaagtgctaacaAGTCACGTGGATGgaaagacagaagcacttctgggtcaaggactatttaaaggactgctgaagacccagcatgCGAGCCGGAGTCAGGAAGGAGtaagacagagcttgctgggaggtgtagagTGTAGAGTTGTAGtgatttgtgttattattattgttgaattAAAAGATCTTTTGTTCCCTTTAACCTGTGTCCAGAGcttctgtctgttgggtttaaaggagCAACAGCGTCCCCTAgcatcttactatatatatatatatatatatatatatatatatatatatatggttgaatgtTTGTGTGCATAGGAAGTGtctaggaagctaatcaaagactttgttaaatagtgtgaCTCAAACCATTTACACCCTCATGaatcccgtgatcatcagaggtgactgtgtgtagagggtgcaaacctataaatacttgtGAGTGCAGCTGGacgataaattggactggactgccaatactgatgctctgtgtaagaaaggtcagagccgactatacttccttagaaggttggcgtccttcaacatctgcaataagatgctgcagatgctctACCAGActgttgtggcaagtgccctcttctacacggtgatatgctggggaggcagcataaagatgaaggacgcctcacacctggacaaaattGTTAGGAACGCAGGTTCTATTGTAGAattgaagctggacagtttaacatttgtgGCAGAGCGAAGGgtgctgagcaagctcctgtcaatcaaggagaatccactgcatccacggaacagtgtcatctccaggcagcggagcagcttcagcgacagactgatgccactgtcctgctccactgacagactgaggagatcattcctcccccacactatgcgactcttcagttccacccttgggggtaaacgctaacattattcagagttattgtctgtttttacctgcatgttTATTATGTCCGTGATCATTGTTATCATTATGTCCATGATCATTATTATTGTGTCCATGATCATTGTTATTGTGTCCATGATCGTTGTTATCATTATGCCCATGATCATTGTTATCATTGTGCCCATGATGCTTTATATGTTTTTGGCCATCATCGTCGTTGTcgttgtcatcatcatcatcatcctcatcgtCCTCTTCATCTGCATCGTCATCATCATGATCAAAAAtgtcatcatcatcgtcatcttCAAAATCATCAAACAGAGCTTGGGCTCCGGGTAACAAAGGTGTTTGGAACGAGCAAAACAGGGTCAGTAATAGCCCCAGCAGCCATACTTTCTGGGAGGCCATGATTAGTAAAGTAAAAAACAGACCCCTCTGTAAATAAGCAGCTTTTAAATATTCCAGTCAACACAGGTTAAAACCAGTGTACCCAGTGATGAGTGgtgtagagaataaaactgaattaaattaagttaaatgatcATGGATGAATATCTATGTAGACTTTTATTTTGACCCTACAGAATCTGTCAAATTTGTGAGTAGCCTGTTttgaatatgtatgtgtgtgtgtgcgtgtgtgtgtgcatgtgtgtgtgcgtgtgtgtgtgtgtgtgtgtgtaagtgtgtaggtgaatgtataaaaaaaattgcacaggATAAATACAAAGGAAGCATTTTGTTATATAAATGAATACTTCAAGAAGAAATGGTTATAGGACAGTAAGTTGAAAAAGTATACATGTGTAATCATATTTTGCCAAAAccatatgaaaaaaaacaaaatccagctAAATTTTTACATATATCTAAAATGAATCTgaaatgttatatactgtttgtaCAGAAGAGTTTTTTAAAGTAGAATTCACTTTGATATGGAACTGAAGGGAGCAGGGGTTGCAGTATGGCTGCCATGGCAGGGTTAATCAGCTCCCCCAGTGCTCTCATTGTCTGTAGGCAGGGCCTGAGATTTTTCTATAGTGTGCCTGAATGGGTCAAGTTATGGACTGGCATTCCGCCTTGGATTGCCTCATGCCTTGTTCCCCAAACTGGACATAAGAAGATGTGAGTATGTTAtgtaattattatacagtataatggtaATGAGCTCTGCCTCCCTGTGTTAACACTCTGTTCCCTACCTCATACTCAGTACTGTGAGATTTGTACAGCTGTCTGTAGTGTGAAAGTGCTGATAGATACTAATCTATTCATCCATGTAGGGCCTATCCACAACAGTAAGCAAACTTGTATGGGGTtgcctgtccatcacagggcacaatgacacacacatccacactcatttAAACcggtttaggtttaggatttaaATGGGAATTGAATTCAAATGAAGACAGCAGGAACAACAAGTATAATACAAAGAATTACAGGTGCATATGATTTGTATCCTACAAAGGGAAAGAACAAGTAAACTGCAGtccattttaatgttaaaaaccAAACTTACAAGCCATTATCACCTGCCTATTCTTTCAAATCCAAGCACTTTAAACACTTTGTTTTGACATTTACTCTGCAGAAAGGATTCTATTCAATTCACTGGTACACCACACACAGTTCTGGGTTCTAACATAGCAATGTCCCACAAAGTGCCCCCATAAATATCTTAAAAAGATTAACATTTATTAGTGTTGCTTGATAGCAAGCTGAAaaaatttctttacataaaataatacatttgaaagCTAAATTTAGGCTACTTTAATTCCCTTAGTTTATTAAACAGCTCTTTATAtgcaatgtaaaaattataattcTTCAATAATTCCAGTAATCCCCTCTCGACAAGCAACATGTAATGCTTTTCCAACTGTAATGAATTTATTAATTCAAAGGTTAAGGGTAAAGGAATGCAATGCTAaatgtcattttgtaaaagttttcTCAAAATAAGACGATATTaaacttattatattatattttaataaaatgtcctGAAAGCATCCATACACATATACAAAAAGCATTTATCATTCCTAGTTCAGTTTAAGAATTATAAGACTTACGTTCATCatcgtcgtcatcatcatcatcgtcatggccatcatcatcatcgtcatcatcatcatcgtcatcgtcatcgtcatcattatcatcatcatcatcattgtcattgtcatcatcgtcatcattatcatcatcatcatcatcatcattcttgtcatcattattattatggcCATGATTGTTATTATCATTGTCATCATGGTCATTGTAATCATCGTCATCATGGTCATTGTTATCATTGTGATTGTGATCATTGTCATTGTCTCCATGATCATTGTCATTATGTCCATGATCGTTGTTATCATTATGTTCATGATCATTGTTATCATTATGTTCATGATCGTTGTTATCATTATGACCATGATCGTTGTTATTGTGTCCATGATCGTTGTTATTATGTCCATGATCGTTGTTATTGTGTCCATGATCGTTGTTATCATTATGACCATGATCGTTGTTATCATTGTGTCCGTGATCGTTGTTATCATTATGTCCATGATCGTTGTTATTATGACCATGATCGTTGTTATTGTGTCCATGATCGTTGTTATTGTGTCCATgatcattgttatttttatgtccATGATCGTTGTTATTGTGTCCATGAGCTTTGTGTTTGTGGCCATGATCGTTGTTATCATTATGTCCATGATCATTATTATCATTGTGCCCatgatgtttattgtttttgtgccCATTATCATTGTTATCATTGTGCCCATGATGCTTTATGTGTTTTTGGCCTTCATCGTCgtcgtcgtcatcatcatcatcatcctcattaTCCTCTTCATCTGCATCGTCATCATCATGATCAAAAAtgtcatcatcatcgtcatcttCAAAATCATCAAAAAGAGCTTGGGCTCCAGGTAACAAAGGTGTTTGGAACGAGCAAAACAGGGTCAGTAATAGCCCCAGCAGCCATACTTTCTGGGAGGCCATGATTAGTAAAGTAAAAAACAGACCCCTCTGTAAATAAGCAACTTTTAAATATTCCAGTCAACGCAGgttaaaaattatttaagtaaATCCAACTCTactgattttaaatgtattttccaaAGAAGACTAACAGTCAAAATTCCCAGTTCCTCTTTCCATTCCCAAGTGAAAGTgtccttttaaaaagaaaaaaaaaatcccagaaaaCCTTTGCCTCCGGCATAAATTATAATCCCAGTAAACGAAGAACACTGTCTCAGAGCAGCTTGATGAAACGACTGAGTGGGTCTGTGCAGCGTTGCCTCACAAGGATCATATTTGTGATTGAGAGGCACAGGTGAAGCTTTTCACTTCCACAGTCTTAACCAATGACAGGCTGGGTATGTCAGTTTATCTGTCTTTGCTGAAGTAATCAGAAGCTCTAATATAGAAAACGTAGAAAGAAGTTGGCACCGTTGACCATATTTGATGTGTGAGCAATGGGCCACAGCTTAACAAAGGTCAAACTGTGAGTTTAAATAGAAGAGTGGGTCACTGATCTTTAAAAGGCGTATATTCTCCAATGAGAGTTACATCTGTCAGTCTTAGTTTCATTCTGTCCTGCACTCTCAACACACCCGTGGTTAAAACATAGCTCATAAGGCATAATTTTTAAAAGCTATAGATCAATTTGCAtcaattgaaaaatgaaatgtgttccaaAATCATAGGGTGCAATTAATAACTATGTTAAAGTCCAAGAAACAAAATGATCAGACCTTCCTAATATAAATTTATGCCAGTTTTGATATTGATAATCATAAAATGACATATTGTAAACATGCAAGTATGACAAGCATTAATTGTAATATTATCCACAAAGTCTTTCAAAAACAATTTGATAGATGTTCTTAAAGTATATAACAGACATATTCAGGGTGTGGCATGTGGGTGAAGTTGTTTAAGCCTCACAAACCAAAAATGAATGCCATGATAAATGAATGGGCGTCCCACCCAGAACGGAAGTTGATTTTCCAGCCAAAAAGGGAGACCACAATGGAAACATAAAAGTCATATTACCCCCATAATACAAACAGTGGCTGCATTCCACTGGTCTGACACCATTAAGAATATCCACAGGGTAGACAGGGAATTGCAGTCTCATGGGACAACCCCATTGGGGTTCTTaggtgctgccaggaggagctgcaggggATTGTTTTTCGAACCTCCTGCCTGCCCCAGAATTGCTTCCAATGTGTAATGCTGTGGCACCGAAAATACTCCTGGGCCAGGCAAAaaagaagccagagtcaggagtaGTGTTGATGAGGCCTCAAGGGAAGTGTAGAAGGAGGAACAGAGATTTATTGTGTCTTGTATTACTACAGAAGAAAATTTGGAGAATGGTGAAGGTTTTGTAAATAAAGAAGATCTGGACCATGTTGTGTAGTTGTGTTTAGgagtttggattgctgctataCCTCCTGATGGTCACACTATTTAGAGTTCTCACTCTGTAGCAATGGTCCTTCAGTTTTCCTATTTCAACTCAAAGACATGCGGCTAAGGTAAAAAGATGATAGAGTCACAAAGTCAGGGTGACCTTATATTTGGACTCCGATAATTTATATTCAGTTCATTTGTTTCTGTTGTATTTTCCTCcacgtttttttgttttcatcacaTAAGTcaatgtagtagtagtaggagtagtgagtagcgctgctgccttgcagttaagagtccagggttcgcttccagggtcctccctgcatggagttttcatgttctccccgtgtctacatgggtttcctccgggtgctctggtttcctccgggtgatctggtttcctcccacagtccaaagatatgcaggttaggtgcattggcgattctaaattgtcccgtgtgtgtgtgtgtgtgtgtgccctgtggtggactggtaccctgcccagggtttgtttcctgcctttggccctgtgttggctgggagtggatccagcagacccccatgaccctgtagttagatatagcgggttggataatcaaTGTCATGATTTTTAGGTTTGTGTT
It encodes:
- the LOC120542692 gene encoding uncharacterized protein DDB_G0290685-like; protein product: MASQKVWLLGLLLTLFCSFQTPLLPGAQALFDDFEDDDDDDIFDHDDDDADEEDNEDDDDDDDDDDEGQKHIKHHGHNDNNDNGHKNNKHHGHNDNNDHGHNDNNDHGHKHKAHGHNNNDHGHKNNNDHGHNNNDHGHNNNDHGHNNNDHGHNDNNDHGHNDNNDHGHNDNNDHGHNNNDHGHNNNDHGHNNNDHGHNDNNDHEHNDNNDHEHNDNNDHGHNDNDHGDNDNDHNHNDNNDHDDDDYNDHDDNDNNNHGHNNNDDKNDDDDDDDNDDDDDNDNDDDDDNDDDDDDDDDDDDDDDGHDDDDDDDDDEPLFDDFEDDDDDDIFDHDDDDADEEDDEDDDDDDNDNDDDGDQEANDDDDDDDDDDDDDDDDDDDDDDDDDDGDGDDDDDDDDDDDEYHDGSLCHYCAFCEHCDKCDKCPCAKGDKSEHCEACDMCSFCYVCPVICETVCKPGSYVDELTGTLYQSVANIFE